A stretch of Pseudoclavibacter chungangensis DNA encodes these proteins:
- a CDS encoding putative oxygenase MesX: MANDITFRISTTRFDEDYSPSEISRATTNFANLARGEDRQQNLRNVLTMIDGRFNDLARWDNRDGNRYTLEIDIVSVDLEFGAPGDGHTFPMLEVLDLHIVDTRTGARLPGIVGNNFSSYLRDYDFSVLLPAVNDGAASFTVPEDFGDLHGKLFRHFLDSAAYRERFALPPVICISVSTTKSYERTENVHPVLGVEYRQDDGSLTDRYFGEMGLQVRYFLPPGSAAPLAFYFRGDLLNDYTNLQLIGTISTMEAFQKIYRPEIYNANAAAAATFRPSLDNPDFSRPQVDYDREERSRLALMQGTYTAEHFVEPHGDELARWAADYSVLAH, encoded by the coding sequence ATGGCGAACGACATCACGTTCCGAATCTCCACAACTCGCTTCGACGAGGACTACTCCCCCTCGGAGATCTCGAGGGCGACCACGAACTTCGCCAACCTGGCGCGGGGCGAAGACCGGCAGCAGAACCTGCGCAACGTCCTCACGATGATCGATGGTCGCTTCAACGACCTGGCTCGCTGGGACAACCGGGACGGCAACCGCTACACGCTCGAGATCGACATCGTCTCGGTCGATCTCGAGTTCGGCGCTCCGGGCGACGGTCACACGTTCCCGATGCTGGAGGTGCTCGACCTCCACATCGTCGACACGCGGACCGGCGCTCGACTTCCGGGCATCGTCGGCAACAACTTCTCGTCCTACCTGCGCGACTACGACTTCAGCGTGCTGCTGCCCGCGGTCAACGACGGCGCCGCGTCGTTCACCGTCCCCGAGGACTTCGGTGATCTGCACGGCAAACTGTTCCGGCATTTCCTGGATTCCGCGGCATACCGGGAGCGTTTCGCGCTCCCGCCCGTCATCTGCATCAGTGTCTCGACGACCAAGAGCTACGAGCGGACCGAGAACGTGCACCCGGTCCTCGGCGTCGAGTACCGCCAGGACGACGGCTCGCTGACCGATCGGTACTTCGGTGAGATGGGCCTTCAGGTGCGCTATTTCCTGCCTCCCGGGAGTGCGGCACCGCTCGCGTTCTACTTCCGCGGCGACCTGCTCAACGACTACACGAACCTGCAGCTCATCGGCACGATCAGCACGATGGAGGCCTTCCAGAAGATCTACCGCCCCGAGATCTACAATGCGAACGCGGCCGCTGCGGCCACGTTCCGACCGAGCCTGGACAACCCGGACTTCTCGCGTCCCCAGGTCGACTACGACCGCGAGGAGCGCTCACGTCTGGCGCTGATGCAGGGGACGTACACCGCGGAGCACTTCGTCGAACCCCACGGTGACGAACTCGCGCGGTGGGCCGCCGACTACTCCGTTCTCGCCCACTGA
- a CDS encoding methionine synthase, giving the protein MKTLLPTALVGSLPKPAWLAQPETLWSPWALEGDALVEGKQDALRCAVHEQRRRGIDIVSDGEQTRQHFVTTFIEHLSGVDFERRETVRIRDRYDASVPTVVGAVERVKPVFVEDATFLRQQTDLPIKWALPGPMTMIDTLADHHYKSREKLAWEFATILNREAKELEAAGVDIIQFDEPAFNVFFDEVRDWGMATLERAVEGLRAETVVHICYGYGIKANTDWKATLGSEWRQYEQSFPLLQRSSIDIISLESHNSRIPLDVVELVRGKKVMLGAIDVANNTIERPEEVADTLRKALRFVDADKLIPSSNCGMAPLPRDVALAKMSALSAGAEIIRTEVAMAV; this is encoded by the coding sequence ATGAAGACCCTTCTGCCCACCGCACTCGTCGGTAGCCTCCCGAAGCCCGCGTGGCTCGCGCAGCCCGAAACCCTGTGGTCTCCGTGGGCGCTCGAGGGCGATGCGCTCGTCGAGGGCAAACAGGACGCCCTGCGCTGTGCGGTCCACGAGCAGCGCCGACGCGGCATCGACATCGTCAGCGACGGTGAGCAGACCCGCCAACACTTCGTGACGACCTTCATCGAGCACTTGAGCGGTGTCGACTTCGAGCGTCGCGAGACGGTGCGCATCCGTGATCGCTATGACGCCAGCGTGCCCACGGTGGTCGGGGCGGTCGAGCGCGTGAAGCCCGTGTTCGTCGAGGACGCGACGTTCCTCAGGCAGCAGACGGACCTGCCGATCAAGTGGGCCCTCCCCGGTCCGATGACGATGATCGACACGCTCGCGGATCACCACTACAAGAGCCGCGAGAAGCTGGCGTGGGAGTTCGCCACGATCCTCAACCGGGAGGCGAAGGAGCTGGAGGCCGCAGGCGTCGACATCATCCAGTTCGACGAGCCGGCGTTCAACGTCTTCTTCGACGAGGTGCGCGACTGGGGAATGGCCACCCTGGAACGAGCGGTCGAGGGCCTACGGGCCGAGACCGTCGTGCACATCTGCTACGGCTACGGCATCAAGGCGAACACCGATTGGAAGGCGACGCTCGGTTCGGAGTGGCGTCAGTACGAGCAGTCGTTCCCACTGCTGCAGCGGTCGTCCATCGACATCATCTCGTTGGAGTCGCACAATTCACGGATCCCCCTCGACGTCGTCGAACTCGTCCGCGGGAAGAAGGTGATGCTCGGTGCGATCGATGTCGCGAACAACACCATCGAGCGCCCCGAGGAGGTGGCCGACACGCTCCGCAAGGCGCTGCGGTTCGTCGATGCGGACAAGCTCATCCCGAGCTCGAACTGCGGTATGGCCCCGCTGCCACGGGACGTGGCGCTGGCGAAGATGAGCGCGTTGAGCGCCGGTGCCGAGATCATCCGGACAGAGGTCGCTATGGCGGTGTAG
- a CDS encoding DNA cytosine methyltransferase yields the protein MDGKSGSPALTVVEICAGAGGQSLGLHRAGFRHVLAVELDRAAAETLDRNLTRLASQEGIQRPAIVVGDVADQSVWDPEDYRRVSLLAGGVPCPPFSIAGKQLGTSDERDLFAWAVDAAGRMQPDAVLLENVRGLSMPRFAGYRQAVLDRFAELGYRADWRLLEAKDFGVPQLRPRFILVALREEFAPYFSWPEPTPAVQTVGSALYELMAVNGWAGADAWAKRANRVAPTIVGGSKKHGGPDLGPTRAKREWLAIGVDGLGIADAAPGPDAPRDLVPRLTNEMVARIQGWAGPGYEWDFGDGRGRKTATYRQIGNAFPPPVARAVGLAIASALRKENRSSSDDHGTLSQYRDEVYRVLRDREGFVSLPALRKAVGGALSDNEIKRRIEYLRRDFEIEERSRGSYPAYRLGEWRAFRGQGDHSRHRAFASERLRSKIS from the coding sequence ATGGATGGGAAATCAGGTAGCCCCGCGCTGACAGTAGTGGAGATCTGCGCCGGTGCGGGCGGTCAGAGTCTTGGGCTCCATCGCGCTGGCTTCCGGCACGTTCTCGCGGTCGAGCTCGACCGGGCCGCCGCTGAGACGCTCGACCGGAACTTGACCCGGCTCGCTTCGCAGGAGGGCATTCAGCGGCCCGCGATCGTCGTCGGTGACGTCGCGGACCAATCGGTTTGGGATCCGGAGGACTACCGACGCGTCTCGCTCCTGGCTGGTGGAGTTCCATGTCCGCCGTTCTCCATCGCAGGCAAGCAGCTGGGCACATCCGATGAGCGCGATCTGTTCGCGTGGGCAGTCGATGCTGCGGGGCGCATGCAGCCCGACGCAGTGCTCCTCGAGAACGTTAGAGGTCTGTCCATGCCTCGATTCGCCGGCTATCGCCAGGCAGTACTTGACCGGTTCGCTGAGCTTGGGTACCGCGCGGATTGGAGACTGTTGGAGGCCAAAGACTTCGGCGTGCCGCAGCTCCGGCCTCGTTTCATTCTTGTGGCCCTTCGCGAGGAGTTTGCGCCCTACTTCTCGTGGCCAGAGCCGACGCCCGCGGTGCAGACCGTGGGGTCCGCCCTCTACGAGTTGATGGCGGTGAATGGTTGGGCGGGCGCAGATGCCTGGGCAAAGCGCGCCAATCGAGTGGCGCCCACGATCGTGGGCGGCTCGAAGAAGCACGGCGGCCCCGACCTTGGCCCGACCCGTGCGAAGCGCGAGTGGCTGGCGATCGGGGTTGACGGCCTCGGAATCGCCGATGCAGCGCCGGGGCCCGACGCCCCGCGCGACCTCGTGCCGAGGCTAACGAACGAGATGGTCGCGCGCATCCAGGGCTGGGCCGGACCGGGCTACGAGTGGGACTTCGGTGACGGCCGCGGCCGGAAGACGGCGACGTACCGGCAGATCGGCAACGCGTTCCCGCCACCTGTCGCCCGTGCCGTCGGGCTCGCGATCGCGTCTGCTCTCCGTAAGGAGAACCGATCGTCGAGCGATGACCACGGCACGCTCAGCCAGTATCGCGACGAGGTGTATCGAGTGCTCCGCGACCGCGAAGGGTTCGTCTCGCTCCCTGCGCTGCGGAAGGCGGTCGGGGGGGCACTCAGTGACAACGAGATCAAGCGGCGGATCGAGTATCTCCGGCGGGACTTCGAGATCGAGGAACGCAGCCGCGGAAGCTACCCGGCCTATCGTCTAGGGGAGTGGCGCGCATTCCGTGGGCAGGGAGATCACTCCCGACACCGGGCATTTGCAAGTGAACGGCTCCGCTCGAAGATTAGCTGA
- a CDS encoding NaeI family type II restriction endonuclease, with protein sequence MLPPSTPLPEDDARDRVVCEIERLDPDGTITGQVLRDTFDQLYDGVRTRRYQWDQLFKTEKTHFGTLVEINLQREFAFGDGDKLDYRIAGHEVDAKYSQTSGGWMLPPEAVGELCMVVTANDERSTFSVGVVRASEQLLNARPNRDGKRTLSAAGRETIVWLQKDASLPPNTLLQMPALDVEAVFSAGAGTARVSELFRRTAGRVVGRAAVATVAAQLDVTRRVRGGQSGSRDPLASEGIVILGGAYDWQRDAARDLGLPVPRRTEYVAGHVAPTQAGWGGPVARGPSGLLLRSAAPDDCAPFDPLWYGARQGTL encoded by the coding sequence GTGCTGCCCCCGTCTACCCCACTGCCCGAAGACGACGCCCGCGACCGCGTGGTGTGCGAGATAGAGCGGCTGGACCCGGACGGCACTATCACCGGGCAAGTGCTCCGCGACACCTTCGATCAGTTGTATGACGGGGTGCGCACTCGGCGATACCAGTGGGACCAACTCTTCAAGACCGAGAAAACGCACTTCGGCACTCTGGTGGAGATCAACCTCCAGCGTGAGTTTGCGTTCGGCGACGGCGACAAGCTCGACTACCGCATCGCCGGTCACGAGGTTGACGCGAAGTACAGCCAGACCTCCGGCGGTTGGATGCTCCCGCCCGAAGCCGTCGGAGAGCTTTGCATGGTGGTAACCGCGAATGACGAAAGGTCGACCTTCTCGGTTGGCGTCGTGCGTGCGTCTGAGCAGCTCCTCAATGCCCGTCCGAACAGGGACGGCAAGCGGACGCTTTCAGCGGCCGGGAGGGAGACCATCGTGTGGCTGCAGAAGGATGCGTCGCTTCCCCCGAACACTCTGCTGCAAATGCCCGCGTTGGACGTGGAGGCGGTCTTCAGCGCTGGGGCAGGGACCGCGCGTGTGTCGGAGCTGTTTCGTCGGACCGCCGGGCGGGTGGTCGGCCGTGCGGCGGTAGCGACAGTCGCGGCCCAGCTCGATGTGACGAGGCGAGTGCGAGGAGGGCAAAGTGGCTCGCGGGATCCGTTGGCGTCTGAAGGGATCGTTATCCTTGGTGGGGCATACGATTGGCAGCGGGACGCTGCGCGTGACCTCGGGCTACCGGTACCTCGGAGGACGGAGTACGTCGCGGGGCACGTCGCGCCGACACAAGCTGGATGGGGCGGCCCCGTAGCGCGTGGTCCGTCAGGCCTATTGCTGAGGTCGGCGGCACCTGACGACTGCGCACCGTTTGACCCGCTTTGGTATGGCGCGCGTCAGGGCACCCTGTGA